GTGACTAGGTGATGAGTAATCACTGACGATGCTCTTTGCATGGTTTAATCTACCTCttcttttcctttgtttttctttcttttttttttttttttatatctcgTCTACATCATACCCTGCCACTACCCTAATTACTTCCGATAAGATTACATTCGCTCATTAGCTTAGCGTAACTCTCTCAGTTTTTCAGTTGAGTGGTTCTTGATATGAAGGACAGATTGTGCAACATGATGACCGAAATGGACGCCCAGAATTCGCTGTCAAGCCTTATTTCATGCATGAAGTAGATAAGACAGTTTCGAAAGCCAAGTTTATTGGCACATACGTTATACGTGCACCACGGTACCAAAGACTAACGAGTAAGGCGGGCGATTGACCGGCATGGTTACAAATAACAGTATCGATTACGATTTTAGACTTTCTCTTTCTGGTAGTCGGCAGTCGCTTCATGCACTAAGGCAGCAAAGGACATTTCTGATAACTGTGCGTAGCTTCCCAATGTCAGATGGAGATATTTGCTTGGCCTCTTCTGTTTATGCTGCTATACTGATCAGATGTTCCTCAAATCATTggcccccgggctgtgcccggtttccacccaccataatgctggccgccgtcgtataagtgaaatattcttgagcacggcgtaaaacaccaatcaaacaaacaaacaaacaaatcaaatcattgGATTGCCAagaaaattgccgatgtggcgttaagccataatgattcattaattcattcgaATTCATAACTTGAGAGGCGTTTTATCCTATACATAAAATCATGTGGGAATGTTGCATAAATGCTATATGCAAATGTTGCAAGCTTTGTAAACTTGCATGCGCGCTTTAAACACGTAAAGGAACCTCTCATTGGCTAAGGTTGTTAAGAGGCTGGGTAGTTGCGACTAGAACAGACCCTTGCAATGCTATTCAGGTCGTATGTTCAACTCCAGCACTCGCTGTTTCGGCTGCCGCTTCAAGTCAACagacgacgttaaagcccaagcacttACTCTCACTCAGGCCAAGAGGTTTGCCGAGCAACGCCTCTGTCAATTCTATTCTATTTTGGACAGAATCTGAACAAGGTGACAAGCAGTCAAAACGTTGAACGGTGCCATGCAATTTTTACAAGACAGTCATTCAGCCATGgatatatactgatatatgAAGCCGTTTGAATATGGCTGTAACAGGGCACCTGTATTATAACCCGTTAACTTCCTTTCAGACGCGCCTCTTACCCAGTGTCCTgatattaaagaagaaaatttaaatatcaatcaaataccattgaaaagagtatgcatttcctcgtaggtgcatgccataaaaaatttgAATATGTACCTAAATTAAAGTCCGCGtcaacatccgctgtgggcgactcattttgtctaagaactagtcctaaagtcttctgtgttaggaggagaattgccgtggGAAACcactgaagtgcagttcgtacatttccggtagaactcttcttcccagaagtaAGCGAACAGTACACTTGTTTTCCGCTTGgagatcgggaaaccggaatgttggacgtaggttccgagttcacacaagccggcagttttaacgactctcattggcccccagcataaattacagggtgtttaAGATGGATGGACTCAGTATGGCGAgggaaaatcgcaaaattatgcagcaggcaccaccagacagaaaaaaatgtgctcttttcaccCTATAgggtcatgtttttaagttttcttctgtaaaGTAAACGTCTATGCGCCAAGGGAGATTACTACATACCTGCCATCCACGAAGCCTTAAAACGCGTTAATATGAATGGCCTTTGACCATTCTTTTACTTCAAATTTGCCTGTGGTCAATTCTAAACCGAGGCatccgtggccaagtggttagcaaGTGGGAGCAGCAAATGACCCATGGGCCTCTGACCAGCTgtgtagctgtgagttcaagcccagctcatgctggcttcctcttaggcCGTACGTTAATGTTAAGTTTCATAAGCTTTATTTTAACATCAAAACTCTTGTGAtgtcagaattattcaaaagcaataATATGAACTTTCAACATACCCAAGTGTAGATTTTGTTTTTGCGGTTCACTGATTACAGGCAATTTTGCTAGGGGTATGACTGATTCTACATAAAACTAAATATAGGCAGCTGGTTAGAAGAAACAGGCTATAATATTAACTCCGCAACCTGAATTTAGCAGGAAGACATCTACAGAAAGTGGCAGTTAAAACGTAAAAACGAGGTGTGATACTGATATCACGATGagtataaaaaaatttcaatttttattcTGATGTTCTTCCATTAAATCCCATTCAACACATTCGACATAAAAAGACGACAAAGACATGATCAGCAGATGAGTGTTACTCATGACGATAATCTAGTTATATCATATATATCTTCGGATACTAAatagtttaaaacatttttcttatttccaAATACTTCATTACAGCTTGAGTAAGATACATTTCTGATTTCAACACCATTATTTGGAGTCATCATGGGATAACAATTTGGaacttttaattcatttgtttttatttatggcTTCTCTCAATTTAGCTTCACTTGCTCCAACTACCgtctgaaacaaaacagaataaagCGACATCAATTTGAGGAAGTCATGCTTTACATGTTTCCTGACACAGATGATTATTGTAACTTGTTTGCTTACTGGACTGCTTACTCTACCCACCACCGAGTACGAAGCACGCTTCCACGTTAACACTGGTTTGAGGCCAATATAATTTTGACTGGCCCAGAAGACTTAAGCAGGCACTGGTCTTCCCGGTTTGTGATTTAGGCTGGGTTCACAAGGTGTAATTTGTTGCATACACTTATCACATTTAACTGATCGAACTAAAACAACTTTATAAGATAAGTTTGTACAATGCAAACACCCATCCAAATAATACATCTTTTACCAGAAGCTATACTTTTAAAGGAAAGTAATCCCCAGAACAGTCTGGTCATGTTTTCCCCTATTTCACGGAAGCTCTGACTAATATCGAAAACGACACGTAGATCACTCGTCCTATGGAGCTGTGACATTTTGTATTTAGTTTCGTCGCCAGATTCATAAGACTATCACGTTTAGGAGAGGAGGCAAAGTTGACACTTCCACACCTTGCTAAGTACCAGCCACTTCTGTGGTCATCCAACATcagtttttttctatttatgcCCATGCTACATCCTAATGGACTTTGACAAAATCCCAGGACTCGACGCAGTTCCaggtttttgtattttgaaatcTTCAACTTGTAACTATGCTTAAAAGTCCATGTAAAGTCTGCAATATTACAAAGcataatatgtaaaaaaaaaaaaaaaaaaaaaaatactattaaGTGTTTGTGTAACTGCTGAGACAATGCTTTAGTGTAACCGTAGGGGATTGGTAAGCaaccaacaaacaaaaattgGGGTTATGCGCATTAAACACAGCCATCTCGCTTATCACTTATGGtaaattttatcccacccaacattttgtttaagaaTTGCATTTCCCGTCAAAAGAATGctgggtgggataaaattttcatggCCCATCACTCTACCCGAAGTTGAATTCCAAACATAGATGTTGGTTTGAGTTTTCCTATTCGaaagtttaaatggctggattactgttgaaagatacCTTACCAATGCTGGTTTTGACATATTATGCTCCCGGTGTTGCAGAGAATCAGAGAACAGTAAATATTAGGTAGGGTTCGAACAGTTTTTCGTGAAATAGAGCGCATGGAGATCAATATGTGCAAAGCTGAGCGCTATGATAGGAACATcaagcttagctttgggctatgGTTGTGGTATCACAATCTCAAGTATACACACTCCTGGAACAAAGTCTAGGTGTGGTATCACACTCACAAGCCAAcacatttctgaaacaaaaccTAGTGAGTTAATAACACCTGCCTGACACAATCCAGAGTGTGGGAAGTACAAATTTAGGTGAACAAACAAAACTTAGCGTCTCCCTCCAGCAAAGGTTGTGATAATCACACACCTTGTCCATCTTTATTTCGCAACATGTTCCAACAAACATGGGTACAAATAAGCTGTTCTGCCTTTATCTTGGGGGCTTAATAAGCTCACAACCTGACTGTTATAGAAGGTCACTGATGCAAATTTTGAATCCTGTCAAAAATAACTATGATGTGATGGACAGTTGATGGGGGAATATGATTAAGTCTTTACTTGTTCCTTTTGGAGTCAATTTTGTGAAATCCTTAAGTGAGTACTTCAGTGAAATATGCATAAATGAGTATTGTAATTACAAGAATGTATATACGTTCCtggaaatgaaataataatggtGTTCAATCTTTCAAATAATCAGTCACTACACCATAGCCACTAATGTATCAGTTCACTAGCCACTGCAGGAGATCAGTGGTGGCAATTCTTCCAACAAATGTAATGGCTGGGTATTTgatggtctacatgtacatgtgcgtaAGTTTATTATTATAGCTACTGAATGAAACTTCTGGCCCCCAGATCACAAAGCTCTTACAGACTTTTGTCAGACTCCGTctaaacttcaaaacagtttactctGTTGAAATTGTGACTTATCTTAGGAGTTTTTATCTTAATATGAAGGGTTCTCTCAGACTTTCATAACAATCTAAATTCAAACAAAAGTTCTGGATAATGCCACAAGTGAAGTCTGATTTTAATAATTCAGAGATCCTAGGCCATGGATCACTGGGACATCACACACTGGAACATCCCACCATGTCCCACAGTGGCAGTCAGGccaagaaaaagaacaaatcccctggtttttttttatttttttggtacaCAGGAATTGTCTGTTATCTGCAACAATTACTGTGTATAACCGATTTGGCTAAAAGGAATCCACCAGATGGCATGTGACTTGGGAATCAGAATTCAGGACATTTATTCTCTGTGAACATCGAAGTTTACTAAGACTGAGCCATAATGTCAAgttagaaaaaataaacaagagtACAAATTCATGAGCTCAGCTCATGACCGATGGTACATGCTTTACCTCAACTTTCTCCTTGTTTTTGAAGAGGATAAATGTTGGCATGGCATTCACCCCATATTCTGCTGCTAGATCCTGTAACCAAAAAGTGACAAAACAATGTAACAAGATGCATTTACTGTGCCgaaacaatgttttatttaccTAACAATAACTTGCGCAACTAAGTTCTTGGTACAGTAATGCCTAAATTAAGGCAACAGACAGATCAGTCAAGAGTTTCTGTAAAACTGGATATTTGGATAAAACACTGAGCTAAATATTCAACAACAATTAACTTCTTCAGAttgtgacatgtacatgacaggtATTTGGATAAAAAAGGACAACCCAACAAACACCCATCCCTTTTAATACCACCACTCCGGGGCCCCCACTTGCCCATCAACTGCCTGACCCCTCCATAACTACTTGACAATGTGTGGCTGTCATGTAAAGTACCTGAAAACTCAAAGGAGCTGGATAATTCAAACATATCACCAACcgaaaagaaaagcaaaaccGTTTCTGATTTAggtcaaaattgaaatatgaTGTTAAAGATTATTATTCAGTtttagaaattaatattgtgTCCACCTGATCAATGTTATCTgaagacaaatgtgttcaaatttcaacttccagtaccaaaatcTACGCATTTTAAAGAGGcttaaaattttgactaaagtcagaaataGTTTTCTTGGAATCAGTCCTAGGAGTAAACTGATTACTCTAGTAttctatgccatactcaatGAGTATTTCGCTGGGAATATGAACCGCAACGAGAGTCATTGGGGGAGAAAACTTAAGAATATCTGGTGCACATCATCAGCTTTTAGCTATGTAAATAATTTGTCCACATGTGACAGATACTCTTTCTCTTGCACACTGAAGTGAGTGTGCACATCACTAATTGGCAATGGCAGAAAATCTCCAACTTTATGTTTAGTTGCGTTGACAAGAAACTCAGAAGACATGATTACAACGAGACCTATGGATGCACTGACATGCTTATCGGTACATCCCCCTTATATTACATCCTGAAGGGAGGGGGACAGGAGGGGCAGGGTGTGGGTGTTTATCATGACAAAAGAAGAAAGGAGTGTACTTACATCTAACTCATCCACATCAACCTTCAGGAAGACTAGATCACTGAATTCCCCTTCTGACCATTCCTGTGTAACAGACAGAATGATACACAGCTGGATGGATGAGTCCAAATATAATACTGTTAAACCTGCCAGGTGTAAAATAgattgagggggggggggaatgtcACAAAATCTGGGAAAACAAGGCACCCTCCTTGTGACTCTTAGCCACTGTACAGCGGCAATGTTGCCAATGTGTGTTCAGCCTTAattgttatgtatacatgtatgcttggggtttaatgtcatacttaacaatttttcagtcaaacaaCGGCCAAAGTACTTTATTAATCACTCATTCCCAGTGATTATCACATAGATGGTTGTGAAAACTTcaaattcatgtaaaaaaaaaacaaaaaaacacaaaatgattaTATACAGACCTATGGATgcacttgcatgtacatgctgaTGGGAACATCACATGGGCTCTTTACTCATGATCATGGAGGAAAATTACACACTCTGAGAAATCAAGATATTCTGACCTGAGGAACTTCCACACTTTGGGAACTACATGGTGCACTGTGGGAACTACATGGTGCGCTGTGGGAACTACATGATGCGGCATGGAAACTACATGATGTGCTGTGGAAACTACATGATGTGCTGTGGAAACTACATGATGTGCTGTGGAAACTACATGATGCAATGTGGGAACCACATGATGCAGCATGGAAACTACAGGATGCGCTGTGGGAACTACATGATGCAAAGTGGGAACTACATGATGCAATGTGGGAACTACATGATGCACTGTGGAAACTACATGATGCAATGTGGGAACTACATGATGCGCTGTGGGAACTACATGATGCGCTGTGGGAACTACATGATGCGCTGTGGAAACTACAGGATGCGCTGTGGAAACTACAGGATGCAGCATGGAAACTACAGGATGCACTGTTTGAACTATATGATGTGCTGAGAGAACTACATGATGCGCTGTGGGAACTACATCATGCAATGTGGGAACTACATGATGCAGCATGGAAACTACATGATGCAGCATTGAAACTACATGATGCAGCATGGAAACTACATGATGTATTGTGGGAACTACATGATGCATTGTGGGAACTACATGATGCGGCATGAAAACTACAGGATGCCCTTTGGGTACTACATGATGGATTGTGGGAACTACATGATGCATTGCGGGAACAACATGATGCAGTGCGGGAACTGCATGACGCAGTGTGGGAACTATATGATGCAGTGTGGGAACTATATGATGCGCTGTGGGAACTAAATGATGCGCTGAGTGAGCTACATGATGCACTGCCTAACTACAGGTAAGCCATGTTTACCTTACCTTTAGTTTAGGGGCAATGGCTTTACACGGCCCACACCATGTTGCAAAGAAATCCACAACAACCAGCTTGCCTCCAGCCTCCTTCAAAGCGGCATCAAAATCTCCCTGTAACATATTGTGAAACAATAAGAAAATCTGCTCTAAATTTTATCCGGAAATGTTAGTAGTTTTTTTGTCTgcagtacatacacactgtatGGTAATTTTAACACTGCTCTTGCATTATTTGTTTGActctatattcaagaattttataTTTCACCACAATAGGGTGGTGGGCAGTTTTGtggctggagaaaaccagaaaTTCTTGCGACACAGTTAGGCTTAGATTAGGTAAAGAACATATAAAAGTTTCCAGATCAGGTCACTGTGTCAATTCTGGCTTTTCGGTTACATTCCGCTGCTGTATCATTAGTAAAGTTAATCGAAGTTGATGTGCATATTGGAAAACGGCACACCTTTTCCTGTGGGCTTCAGAAATACACAGAAGTTGGTATACCCTGAGAGAATGTAGTTTGGTGACTGttaggtggacattgtaattctTTGTCTTGACTCCTAAGCCTTGACGGAAGACTGTGTCATTTTGCCGAGAAACTGGAGCATATTTCAATCAATCATTAGGTTGACGACTTTGTTTGCAAGTTCCTTCAGTATTACAGCGCCAGGAGTAAAAATCCCCATTTTACCAGTCCAGTGACAGAGAATATCTGTGAAGCTTTACCTGCAGAGCTTTCTGGAGATTCGGTATACGTCATATTTAAGCATTGGGTATTTGATATCTCTTAAAACTGAGGGCCAATTCAAAAATAGATGGCAAACACTGGACACAAGCAGTGTGTTTTGATCGCTGTTGGTAATTTCCTTCAAAGATGATTTTCAGAGagaattttaactttttactGAAAGTATGATCAGTTATGATAATAATCAAGAAACAAAGTTCATCCATTGCTTTTTTGTCACTGTTTAGTGTTTTTTCGCTAAGTGTTTCACAGCCGTCCATAACTGTATAGTTCCTTTTGAAAGTCTGGTGAGGGGAGACAGTTTCAAGTGCCTGTGGGGCAGTACATGTTCCTACATAGCCCCACTGGAAAATTTACAACTTGTTTATGTCCTAATGTTTGATATGCACTGAAGTCAACAGATTTTTAATGACGATAAAAGCCTCTTATAACAACAATCCATTTGTTGATACTTTTCAATCGAGACATCAAATCATGATTCAGACTTCGAACCTCAGGCAAGACACATACACCAGAAAACAGCTGTCAGCATTAAACAGATGGCATTAGGCAATAATGTGAACAGCTCCTCCACTGTGAAGAGTACATTGTATGTGAGCCAGATACCCCCTCTTATTCAAAACGTTTAGATCATAAGACTTTCATATTTCCCTCACTTCTTTAAATGGATATTAGacacctttttcatttttttaaagtattttgtttattgtgtGTCACATCAGCAATGTGGGAAAATATGATCAGGAGACTGAATAGGGCCTGTCCCAGTATTTATGCTTCATGTGGAGTGCAGGTGTAGTGACGCCAGGCCTAATCTGAAAGATGCCTGGATGAACTTTCAGCTTTCGACTGGGTAGCATGTGTGACGATACAGATAGTACCTACACGAGTTCAGTAACTGTCGCTTCTGTTTACTCCAGGATGAGTATGTTTGTCATGGCTGGGTCGGGAACCAGGATAACCACCAGGGCTCGAAATTAGCACTGGTCCGGTGGCTCGAGGCCAGTGGATTTTCTGTCGGATCAGTTGAATTTACAAAGCACTGGCCCAATGGGCTAGTAAAATATACTAACACTTTCAGTGATAAGCCTTCCTCTTATTAAGAAATAGGGacgtgagatttttttttttcgtacatTGGCAGCATAAATGTCACTGACACAATGGTGGGGTTCTGTTCCACACTGATCGCAGTTTGGTTCACAGAAACACCCAAGCAGTGTACAAACAGTTCTAGTTgacattatgaaaaggaagtctGAAGTGCCGAAACCTCCGAGCAATGTATCGGGCGCGTcagaaaggtgatctgactggaaggcaagtacagtcgatAAGAAAACAGCCTCTTCATCGTATGTGTATCGTATCACGTACACACGTCCAGTACAAACTATtaatttgtatgtctctaacaATGTCacagcaataaatcaacaacaacaacgtcgtcGCAATGTGGCGATACTTTGACGGAGCTAAGCCTCCTGAAAAGGAAGCAAAATTAACTGACCATCAATTAAGTAGACTAGTGTAGCACAAATGTTGTGTGTAGTGACTGTGcatatttagtgtgaaaataaaggcatCCATTAAGTGACACTTAGTGACTGACCAGTCACCGTATGGTTATCCAATTAAACCTGAATGACCAGTAGCTCACTGTCTGCTGTCACAACTGAAGTATTGTGCTTACAGTTACTGCTAATACATTAGAGCTTGCTATGGATTTCTCATTGTTTTAATTAACCATAGTAAAACAATTGCTTTGCTGACAAGGAAAAATCAACAACATGTATTACCGGATTTTtcaagcatttttcaagtgacacattttgcctgGTCAGTCATCCAGGACTGTTGCTAAGTATGGTACTAGATAAACCTAGTTGCAATATATGCAACTCATCTAGCTACCCAGTGTTTCTgaatactttatatatactcTGTGGACTCTCAGTACAACTTTGGCTCATTTTTTGAAGGTATTTACCCATAAATGTCCGCAATGAGGACGACGACGTTTTAAGAAGGCTTTTGAATTGCCACTCCCTAGATTGAGGAGTTACAGATACTGCTACTACTAGCTAAGCATAACTTTTCGCTCGAAGTCCATAAAAGCGTGGGGCTATTAATATTAATGTCATACTAGTACATAAGTATATCACAAAATCCATATAAACAGAATTATTCAGCCACTAAAATACATAGTTTAACAATCTACACGTACGCATAATGAACAGTACATAAAGTTTTCTGGTGTTGTGACGTCAAACTCAAAGGTAAAGCACGTGCGTGACAACCATGTCAGTAAGACGTTCACTGTTGACAGAACTCACCTTCGCTGCAATTTGTTTGACCATGGTGAATAAATCTGAGATAAAGATATGCTTCAAAGGGGAACGTTCAATGCAACTTTCGATGTGCAGCTGGCAACGATCTGTAAGTACTAAAATCTAACAGTCACGACAATGACACACATGCAAGTTCGAAGTTCCAACCGGATATGCAAAGTGGTTACTAGCGCCCTCTGATGTCACGAAAACAGCTTAGTCATTGACATGACTGTGAACTGTCAACGCATGTGGCTCAACCGGTTTGCTTGATTTAAAGTAGAACGTGTGAAAAGAAAGTCAACTATATTCGGGAAAATACCCAGATGTTTAGAGTGAAAATGAC
Above is a window of Liolophura sinensis isolate JHLJ2023 chromosome 7, CUHK_Ljap_v2, whole genome shotgun sequence DNA encoding:
- the LOC135470425 gene encoding uncharacterized protein LOC135470425 isoform X3; the encoded protein is MKLSYLKGDFDAALKEAGGKLVVVDFFATWCGPCKAIAPKLKEWSEGEFSDLVFLKVDVDELDDLAAEYGVNAMPTFILFKNKEKVETVVGASEAKLREAINKNK
- the LOC135470425 gene encoding uncharacterized protein LOC135470425 isoform X1, coding for MVKQIAAKGDFDAALKEAGGKLVVVDFFATWCGPCKAIAPKLKEWSEGEFSDLVFLKVDVDELDDLAAEYGVNAMPTFILFKNKEKVETVVGASEAKLREAINKNK
- the LOC135470425 gene encoding uncharacterized protein LOC135470425 isoform X2, which encodes MVKQIAAKGDFDAALKEAGGKLVVVDFFATWCGPCKAIAPKLKEWSEGEFSDLVFLKVDVDELDDLAAEYGVNAMPTFILFKNKEKVETVVGASEAKLREAINKNK